Proteins encoded in a region of the Paucibacter sediminis genome:
- the gshA gene encoding glutamate--cysteine ligase: MVPHLITALTGPINELEQRVLESMPAIERWFRLEWMEHTPPFYSSVDLRNAGFKLAPVDTNLFPGGFNNLTPEMLPLAVQAAMAAIEKICPEAKNLLLVPEGHTRNSFYLSNVATLTRIFTQAGLNVRLGTLDESIKEPTALALPDGGQLTIEPLVRKRGRLGLKDFDPCTILLNNDLSAGVPRVLEHLHEQYLLPPLHAGWALRRKSNHFRAYEEVAKKFAKLLGMDPWLINPMFAPVQGLDFSTGQGLDALQTQVDTILNKTRRKYKEYGIQEKPFVVVKPDAGTYGMGIMTVRDAKDLDELSRRTRNKMSVCKDGQLVSEVIVQEGVVTHERVHDAVAEPVVYMMDRYVVGGFYRIHAERGEDENLNAPGASFVPLAFAQSSQLPRPGEKPGASAPNRFYMYGVIARLAMLAASYELEVTDPEAEVYA; the protein is encoded by the coding sequence ATGGTTCCCCACCTCATTACCGCACTCACCGGCCCCATCAACGAGCTGGAGCAGCGCGTGCTCGAGTCCATGCCGGCGATCGAGCGTTGGTTCCGCCTTGAGTGGATGGAGCACACGCCGCCCTTCTACAGCTCGGTGGACCTGCGCAATGCCGGCTTCAAGCTGGCGCCGGTGGACACCAATCTGTTCCCGGGCGGCTTCAACAACCTCACCCCCGAGATGCTGCCGCTGGCGGTGCAGGCGGCGATGGCGGCGATCGAGAAGATCTGCCCAGAGGCCAAGAACCTCCTGCTGGTGCCCGAGGGCCATACGCGCAACAGCTTCTATCTCAGCAATGTGGCCACGCTGACGCGCATCTTCACCCAGGCCGGCCTGAACGTGCGCCTGGGCACGCTGGACGAGAGCATCAAGGAGCCCACGGCGCTGGCCCTGCCGGATGGCGGCCAGCTCACCATCGAGCCGCTGGTGCGCAAGCGCGGGCGCCTGGGCCTGAAGGATTTCGACCCCTGCACCATCCTGCTCAACAACGACCTCAGCGCCGGCGTGCCGCGCGTGCTCGAGCATCTGCACGAGCAATACCTGCTGCCGCCCCTGCATGCGGGCTGGGCGCTGCGCCGCAAGAGCAACCATTTCCGCGCCTACGAGGAAGTGGCGAAGAAGTTCGCCAAGCTGCTGGGCATGGACCCCTGGCTGATCAACCCGATGTTCGCGCCGGTGCAGGGCCTGGACTTCAGCACCGGCCAGGGCCTGGATGCGCTGCAAACCCAGGTGGACACCATCCTCAACAAGACGCGCCGCAAGTACAAGGAATACGGCATCCAGGAGAAGCCCTTCGTGGTGGTGAAGCCCGATGCCGGCACCTATGGCATGGGCATCATGACGGTGCGCGATGCCAAGGACCTCGACGAGCTGAGCCGCCGCACCCGCAACAAGATGAGCGTCTGCAAGGACGGCCAGCTGGTCAGCGAGGTGATCGTGCAGGAGGGCGTGGTCACGCACGAGCGCGTGCACGATGCGGTGGCCGAGCCGGTCGTCTACATGATGGACCGCTATGTGGTGGGCGGCTTCTACCGCATCCATGCCGAGCGTGGCGAGGACGAGAACCTCAACGCCCCCGGCGCCAGCTTCGTGCCGCTGGCCTTTGCGCAAAGCTCGCAGCTGCCGCGCCCGGGTGAGAAGCCGGGCGCCAGCGCGCCCAACCGCTTCTACATGTATGGCGTGATCGCGCGCCTGGCCATGCTGGCGGCCAGCTACGAGCTCGAGGTCACCGACCCCGAGGCCGAGGTCTACGCCTGA
- a CDS encoding phosphoglycerate mutase family protein, with protein MMWRRRLLALGLAALLGATAMPAAAQPLVYLVRHGERLDLPTDPGLSPVGEARAQRLAAMLADAGLRAIYTTPYRRTMAHAAPTAQRLGLTPVVLPARDTEALLARLRAHGSGEAVLVVGHSNTLPAILRGLGYQAEVTIDEDEFDWLFALTPGAPGGAAPALVRLRY; from the coding sequence ATGATGTGGCGTCGCCGCCTGCTGGCGCTCGGTCTCGCGGCACTGCTCGGGGCCACGGCAATGCCGGCGGCGGCCCAGCCGCTCGTCTACCTGGTGCGTCATGGTGAGCGGCTGGACCTTCCCACCGACCCCGGGCTCTCGCCGGTCGGCGAGGCGAGGGCACAGCGCCTGGCGGCGATGCTGGCCGACGCCGGCCTGCGGGCCATTTACACCACTCCGTACCGGCGCACCATGGCGCATGCCGCGCCCACGGCGCAGCGCCTGGGGCTCACGCCCGTGGTGCTGCCGGCACGCGACACCGAGGCCTTGCTGGCCAGGCTGCGCGCCCATGGCAGCGGCGAGGCCGTGCTGGTGGTCGGCCACAGCAACACCCTGCCGGCGATCCTGCGTGGCCTGGGCTACCAGGCCGAGGTCACGATAGACGAAGACGAGTTCGACTGGCTTTTCGCGCTGACGCCTGGTGCGCCGGGCGGCGCCGCGCCGGCGCTGGTGCGCTTGCGCTACTGA
- a CDS encoding ammonium transporter: protein MKKLLACLALAAAALAPSAWAQDAAGAASAPAATAAVAAAPEAASAAAPAPAASAPAEAASAPAAAPVPNKGDTTWMMVSTLLVIMMTVPGLALFYGGLVRSKNMLSVLMQVMVTFSMIVVLWVLYGYSIAFTEGNAFFGGLDRLFMKGIWDNAAGTFANAATFSKGVVIPEIVFAAFQATFAGITACLIVGAFAERAKFSAVLLFMALWFTFSYLPIAHMVWFWMGPDAYSAASVVDEMNGKAGLLWQWGALDFAGGTVVHINAAVAGLVGAYFVGKRIGYGKESFTPHSLTLTMVGASLLWVGWFGFNAGSALEANGFAALAFINTFVATAAAVLAWSVGEALHKGKASMLGAASGAVAGLVAITPAAGNVGVGGALIIGVIAGFACLWGVSGLKKLLGADDSLDVFGVHGVGGIVGALLTGVFNSPNLGGPSAVGDWVTASMITGDAYSIGAQVLTQAKAVGVTVVWSGIVSVIAYKIVDLVIGLRVTEEEEREGLDISAHGETAYHK, encoded by the coding sequence ATGAAGAAACTGCTTGCCTGTCTGGCCCTGGCCGCCGCGGCGCTAGCGCCCAGCGCCTGGGCACAAGACGCTGCCGGCGCCGCTTCGGCGCCCGCCGCTACCGCCGCCGTTGCCGCGGCACCCGAGGCGGCCTCGGCCGCGGCGCCCGCACCTGCTGCTTCTGCCCCCGCGGAGGCCGCCTCGGCCCCGGCCGCGGCACCCGTGCCCAACAAGGGCGATACCACCTGGATGATGGTCTCGACCCTGCTGGTCATCATGATGACGGTGCCAGGTCTTGCGCTGTTCTACGGCGGCCTGGTGCGCAGCAAGAACATGCTGTCGGTGCTGATGCAGGTGATGGTCACCTTCTCGATGATCGTGGTGCTGTGGGTGCTGTATGGCTACAGCATCGCCTTCACCGAGGGCAACGCCTTCTTCGGCGGGCTGGACCGGCTCTTCATGAAGGGCATCTGGGACAACGCGGCCGGCACCTTCGCCAACGCCGCCACCTTCAGCAAGGGCGTCGTCATCCCCGAGATCGTGTTCGCGGCCTTCCAGGCGACCTTCGCTGGCATCACCGCCTGCCTGATCGTCGGCGCCTTCGCCGAGCGTGCCAAGTTCTCCGCCGTGCTGCTCTTCATGGCCCTGTGGTTCACCTTCAGCTACCTGCCGATCGCCCACATGGTCTGGTTCTGGATGGGCCCGGATGCCTACAGCGCCGCCAGCGTCGTTGACGAGATGAATGGCAAGGCCGGCCTGCTGTGGCAATGGGGCGCGCTGGACTTCGCCGGCGGCACCGTGGTGCACATCAACGCAGCCGTCGCCGGCCTGGTGGGCGCCTACTTCGTGGGCAAGCGCATCGGCTACGGCAAGGAAAGCTTCACCCCGCACAGCCTGACGCTGACCATGGTGGGTGCCTCGCTGCTGTGGGTGGGCTGGTTCGGCTTCAACGCCGGCTCGGCACTCGAAGCCAACGGCTTCGCCGCCCTGGCCTTCATCAACACCTTCGTCGCCACCGCCGCCGCGGTGCTGGCCTGGAGCGTGGGTGAGGCGCTGCACAAGGGCAAGGCCTCCATGCTGGGTGCCGCCTCGGGCGCCGTCGCCGGCCTGGTGGCCATCACCCCTGCGGCCGGCAACGTCGGCGTGGGCGGTGCGCTGATCATCGGCGTGATCGCCGGCTTCGCCTGCCTGTGGGGCGTGTCGGGTCTGAAGAAGCTGCTGGGTGCGGACGACTCGCTGGACGTGTTCGGTGTGCACGGCGTCGGCGGCATCGTCGGTGCCCTGCTGACCGGCGTGTTCAACTCGCCCAATCTGGGTGGCCCCAGCGCCGTGGGCGACTGGGTCACCGCCAGCATGATCACCGGCGACGCCTACTCGATCGGCGCCCAGGTGCTGACCCAGGCCAAGGCCGTGGGCGTGACCGTGGTCTGGTCGGGCATCGTCTCGGTGATCGCCTACAAGATCGTCGATCTGGTGATCGGCCTGCGCGTCACCGAAGAGGAAGAGCGCGAGGGTCTGGACATCAGCGCGCATGGCGAGACGGCCTATCACAAGTAA
- a CDS encoding glycine zipper 2TM domain-containing protein: protein MSIKSSQIVAGVAVAALMLGGAYAVGRSQSQAAPDPVLAQAAPAAKPAAKPAAAKTCPDCATVSEVRTEERQGKASGLGVIGGAVVGGLLGNQVGGGSGKKLATVGGAVAGGYAGNEIEKRSKSHKVWIVRLSYKDGSTRTFERSQDPQLRVGDLVLERDGQLTRQ, encoded by the coding sequence ATGTCCATCAAGTCCAGTCAGATCGTTGCCGGCGTGGCCGTGGCCGCGCTGATGTTGGGCGGTGCCTATGCCGTCGGCCGTTCGCAGTCGCAAGCGGCGCCCGATCCGGTGCTGGCGCAGGCGGCGCCCGCGGCCAAACCCGCGGCCAAGCCGGCCGCCGCCAAGACCTGCCCTGATTGCGCCACCGTCAGCGAGGTGCGCACCGAGGAACGCCAGGGCAAGGCCAGCGGCCTGGGCGTGATCGGCGGCGCGGTGGTGGGCGGCCTGCTGGGCAACCAGGTGGGCGGCGGCAGTGGCAAGAAGCTCGCCACCGTGGGTGGTGCGGTGGCCGGCGGCTATGCCGGCAACGAGATCGAGAAGCGCAGCAAGTCGCACAAGGTCTGGATCGTGCGCCTCAGCTACAAGGACGGCAGCACGCGCACTTTCGAGCGCAGCCAGGATCCGCAGCTGCGCGTGGGCGATCTGGTGCTGGAGCGCGATGGCCAGCTGACACGCCAGTGA
- a CDS encoding response regulator transcription factor, whose protein sequence is MKPKILIVDDQADIRRLVRWALEDSPYVIYEAANGALGLQLAQTVRPDLVLLDVMMPGGMDGLEVCKTLRADPAFANTVIVMLTAAASEQDKAEALGLGANFFLAKPFSPAKLLELLGILLRGRKT, encoded by the coding sequence ATGAAGCCGAAGATCCTGATCGTTGATGACCAGGCCGACATCCGTCGCCTGGTACGTTGGGCGCTGGAGGACAGCCCCTACGTGATCTACGAGGCCGCCAACGGGGCGCTCGGCCTGCAGCTGGCACAGACGGTGCGCCCGGACCTGGTGCTGCTGGACGTGATGATGCCCGGCGGCATGGACGGCCTGGAGGTCTGCAAGACACTGCGCGCCGACCCCGCCTTCGCCAACACCGTGATCGTCATGCTGACCGCCGCGGCCAGCGAACAGGACAAGGCCGAGGCCCTGGGGCTGGGCGCCAATTTCTTCCTCGCCAAACCCTTCAGCCCGGCCAAGCTGCTGGAGCTGCTGGGGATTCTGCTGCGCGGCCGCAAGACCTGA
- a CDS encoding YifB family Mg chelatase-like AAA ATPase, with protein sequence MSLAIIHSRALDGVSAAPVTVEVHLANGLPSFTLVGLAETEVKEARERVRAALLNSGLSFPHSQRITVNLAPADLPKEGGRFDLPIALGLLAASGQIDDKLLADLECAGELSLAGELRPVRGAMAMALALRREGQGRRLLLPVTSAQEAALVRGAAVHGAGHLLEVVAALGPGGGGQLPLPMPAAQPRAAMPGPDLNEIKGQAGPKRALEIAAAGGLSLLLIGPPGTGKSMLAQRLPGLLPAMQEHEALESAAMLSLAGMFTPERWGQRSFRSPHHSASSAALVGGGSPPRPGEVSLALHGVLFLDELPEFSRSALEALREPMETGHIQISRAARQSEFPADFQLIAAMNPCPCGHAGSLVQSCRCTPEQISRYQGRLSGPFLDRLDLLVEVPVLPAQVLADASGGEASSLVAARVARARELALARQGCSNARLSVKQLDEVARIDQATTAFMHKAANRLAWSARSYHRVLRVARTVADLEGSADIAIGHLSEAIQWRRGLGREA encoded by the coding sequence ATGTCTCTGGCCATCATCCACAGCCGTGCCCTGGACGGCGTGAGTGCCGCACCGGTCACGGTGGAGGTGCATCTGGCCAACGGCCTGCCCAGCTTCACCCTGGTGGGGCTGGCGGAAACCGAGGTCAAAGAGGCTCGCGAGCGCGTGCGCGCCGCCCTGCTCAACAGCGGTTTGAGCTTTCCACACAGCCAGCGCATCACCGTGAACCTGGCGCCGGCCGACCTGCCCAAGGAGGGCGGGCGCTTCGATCTGCCGATCGCGCTGGGCCTGCTGGCGGCCAGCGGCCAGATCGACGACAAGCTGCTGGCCGACCTCGAATGCGCGGGCGAACTCTCGCTGGCCGGCGAGCTGCGCCCGGTGCGCGGCGCCATGGCGATGGCCCTGGCGCTGCGGCGCGAGGGCCAGGGTCGCCGGCTCCTGCTGCCGGTCACGAGTGCCCAGGAGGCGGCCTTGGTGCGCGGCGCGGCGGTCCACGGCGCCGGCCATCTGCTCGAGGTGGTGGCGGCCCTCGGCCCGGGCGGCGGCGGGCAGCTGCCCTTGCCGATGCCGGCCGCGCAGCCCAGGGCAGCGATGCCCGGGCCCGACCTCAACGAAATCAAGGGCCAGGCCGGCCCCAAGCGGGCCTTGGAGATTGCCGCGGCCGGAGGCCTGAGCCTGCTGCTGATCGGGCCGCCAGGCACCGGCAAGTCCATGCTGGCGCAGCGCCTGCCGGGCCTGCTGCCGGCGATGCAGGAGCACGAGGCCTTGGAATCGGCGGCGATGCTGAGCCTGGCCGGCATGTTCACGCCCGAGCGCTGGGGACAGCGCAGCTTTCGCAGCCCCCACCACAGCGCGTCCAGCGCCGCCCTGGTGGGCGGTGGCTCGCCGCCGCGCCCCGGCGAGGTATCGCTGGCCTTGCACGGCGTGCTGTTCCTCGACGAGTTGCCCGAATTCAGTCGCAGCGCCCTGGAGGCCTTGCGCGAACCAATGGAGACCGGCCACATCCAGATCTCGCGCGCCGCGCGGCAATCGGAGTTCCCTGCCGACTTCCAGCTGATCGCGGCCATGAACCCCTGCCCCTGCGGCCATGCCGGCAGCCTGGTGCAAAGCTGCCGCTGCACGCCCGAGCAGATCTCACGCTACCAGGGGCGGCTCAGCGGCCCCTTTCTCGACCGCCTGGATCTGCTGGTGGAGGTGCCGGTGCTGCCGGCCCAGGTGCTGGCGGACGCCAGCGGGGGCGAAGCCAGCAGCCTGGTGGCCGCCCGGGTGGCGCGGGCGCGCGAACTGGCGCTGGCGCGCCAGGGTTGCAGCAATGCCAGGCTGAGCGTCAAGCAACTCGATGAGGTGGCGCGCATCGACCAGGCCACCACCGCATTCATGCACAAGGCGGCGAATCGCCTCGCTTGGTCGGCGCGCAGCTACCACCGCGTGCTGAGAGTGGCGCGCACCGTCGCGGATCTGGAGGGCAGCGCCGACATCGCCATCGGCCACCTGAGTGAGGCGATCCAGTGGCGGCGCGGCCTCGGCCGCGAGGCCTGA
- the metH gene encoding methionine synthase: MTDTSTATTPPPMKLSGLEPVQIGAGTLFVNIGERTNVTGSKAFARLILNGQFEEALAVARQQVENGAQVIDINMDEAMLDSKAAMVRFLNLIASEPEIARVPIMIDSSKWEVIEAGLKCIQGKGIVNSISLKEGEAEFKRQAKLVRRYGAAAVVMAFDEKGQADTFARKTEICARAYRILVDEVGFDPEDIIFDPNIFAIATGIEEHDNYAVDFINATRWIKQNLPGAKVSGGVSNVSFSFRGNEPVREAIHTVFLYHAIQAGMDMGIVNAGMVGVYDDLEPVLRERVEDVVLNRRPDSGERLIEVAESAKGAAKDDSARLAWRAGTVEERLSHALVHGITDFINEDTEEAYQAILAKGGRPLHVIEGPLMAGMNIVGDRFGAGKMFLPQVVKSARVMKSAVAHLVPYIEEEKRQLAAAGGDVKPKGKIVIATVKGDVHDIGKNIVTVVLQCNNFEVVNMGVMVPCQDILAKAKVEGADIIGLSGLITPSLEEMQHVAAEMQRDDYFRVKKIPLLIGGATCSRVHTAVKISPHYEGPVVYVPDASRSVGVCSDLLSDERATRFIDELKSDYEKVRELHANKKQTPLVTLAQARANKTKLDWASYQPPKPKFIGRRVFKNYDLAELAACIDWAPFFQTWDLAGSFPAILKDEIVGSEAQRVFSDGKRMLQRLIEGRWLQASGVMGIYPAAQVNDDDIEIYKDESRSEVLMTWRGLRMQSERPVVDGELRPNRCLADYIAAKGSVPDYIGLFAVTAGLGVEKKEAQFMADHDDYSAIMLKALADRLAEAFAERLHQRVRMELWGYAADETLSNEALIAEQYRGIRPAPGYPACPDHLVKRDLFRVLVPEEIGMGLTDAMAMTPAASVSGFYFSHPEASYFNVGRIGADQLKDWAQRCALDEVAAQRALAPLL; this comes from the coding sequence ATGACCGATACCAGCACCGCCACCACCCCTCCGCCGATGAAGCTCTCGGGCCTGGAGCCGGTGCAGATCGGCGCCGGCACCCTGTTCGTCAACATCGGCGAGCGCACCAATGTCACCGGCTCCAAGGCCTTTGCGCGCCTGATCCTGAACGGCCAGTTCGAGGAGGCGCTGGCGGTGGCGCGCCAGCAGGTGGAGAACGGCGCCCAGGTGATCGACATCAATATGGACGAGGCCATGCTGGACAGCAAGGCCGCGATGGTGCGCTTCCTCAACCTGATCGCCTCCGAGCCCGAGATCGCACGCGTGCCCATCATGATCGACAGCTCCAAGTGGGAGGTGATCGAGGCCGGGCTCAAGTGCATCCAGGGCAAGGGCATCGTCAACTCGATCTCGCTCAAGGAGGGCGAGGCCGAGTTCAAGCGCCAGGCCAAGCTGGTGCGCCGCTATGGCGCCGCCGCGGTGGTGATGGCCTTTGACGAGAAGGGCCAGGCCGACACCTTCGCGCGCAAGACCGAGATCTGCGCGCGTGCCTACCGCATCCTGGTGGACGAGGTGGGCTTCGACCCCGAGGACATCATCTTCGACCCCAATATCTTCGCCATCGCCACCGGCATCGAGGAGCACGACAACTACGCGGTGGACTTCATCAATGCCACGCGCTGGATCAAGCAGAACCTGCCGGGCGCCAAGGTCAGCGGCGGGGTCTCGAACGTGAGCTTCAGCTTCCGCGGCAACGAGCCGGTGCGCGAGGCCATCCACACCGTGTTCCTCTATCACGCCATCCAGGCGGGCATGGACATGGGCATCGTCAACGCCGGCATGGTGGGCGTCTATGACGACCTGGAGCCGGTGCTGCGCGAGCGCGTTGAGGATGTGGTGCTGAACCGCCGGCCCGACTCTGGCGAGCGCCTCATCGAGGTGGCCGAGAGCGCCAAGGGCGCCGCCAAGGACGACTCCGCACGCCTGGCCTGGCGCGCCGGCACGGTGGAGGAGCGGCTCTCGCATGCCCTCGTGCATGGCATCACCGACTTCATCAACGAAGACACCGAGGAGGCCTACCAGGCCATCCTGGCCAAGGGCGGCCGGCCCCTGCATGTGATCGAGGGCCCGCTGATGGCGGGTATGAACATCGTCGGCGACCGCTTTGGCGCCGGCAAGATGTTCCTGCCCCAGGTGGTGAAGAGCGCGCGCGTGATGAAGAGCGCGGTGGCGCATCTGGTGCCCTATATCGAGGAGGAGAAGCGTCAGCTGGCGGCGGCCGGCGGCGATGTGAAGCCCAAGGGCAAGATCGTCATCGCCACCGTGAAGGGCGACGTGCACGACATCGGCAAGAACATCGTCACCGTGGTCCTGCAGTGCAACAACTTCGAGGTCGTGAACATGGGCGTGATGGTGCCCTGCCAGGACATCCTGGCCAAGGCCAAGGTCGAGGGCGCCGACATCATCGGCCTCTCCGGCCTGATCACGCCCAGCCTGGAAGAGATGCAGCATGTGGCGGCCGAGATGCAGCGCGACGATTACTTCCGCGTCAAGAAGATCCCGCTGCTGATCGGCGGCGCCACCTGCAGCCGCGTGCACACGGCGGTGAAGATCTCGCCGCATTACGAGGGTCCGGTGGTCTATGTGCCCGATGCCTCGCGCTCGGTGGGCGTGTGCTCGGACCTGCTCTCGGACGAGCGCGCCACGCGCTTCATCGATGAGCTGAAGAGCGACTACGAGAAGGTGCGCGAGCTGCACGCGAACAAGAAGCAGACCCCGCTGGTGACGCTGGCGCAGGCGCGCGCCAACAAGACCAAGCTGGACTGGGCCAGCTACCAGCCGCCCAAGCCCAAGTTCATCGGCCGCCGCGTCTTCAAGAACTACGACCTGGCCGAGCTGGCCGCCTGCATCGACTGGGCGCCGTTCTTCCAGACCTGGGACCTGGCGGGTTCATTTCCGGCCATCCTGAAGGACGAGATCGTCGGCAGCGAGGCGCAGCGCGTCTTCAGCGACGGCAAGCGCATGCTGCAGCGCCTCATCGAGGGGCGCTGGCTGCAGGCCAGCGGCGTGATGGGCATCTACCCAGCGGCCCAGGTGAACGACGACGACATCGAGATCTACAAGGACGAGAGCCGCAGCGAGGTCTTGATGACCTGGCGCGGCCTGCGCATGCAGAGCGAACGCCCGGTGGTGGATGGCGAGCTGCGGCCGAATCGCTGCCTGGCCGACTACATCGCCGCCAAGGGCAGCGTGCCGGACTACATCGGCCTGTTCGCCGTCACCGCCGGCCTGGGGGTGGAGAAGAAGGAGGCCCAGTTCATGGCCGACCACGACGACTACTCGGCCATCATGCTGAAGGCCCTGGCCGATCGGCTGGCCGAGGCCTTTGCCGAGCGCCTGCACCAGCGCGTGCGCATGGAGCTGTGGGGCTATGCGGCCGACGAGACGCTCAGCAACGAGGCCCTGATCGCCGAGCAGTACCGCGGCATCCGCCCGGCGCCGGGTTATCCGGCCTGCCCGGATCACCTGGTCAAGCGCGATCTGTTCCGCGTGCTGGTGCCCGAGGAGATCGGCATGGGCCTCACCGATGCGATGGCCATGACGCCGGCGGCCAGCGTCTCGGGCTTCTATTTCTCGCACCCCGAGGCGAGCTATTTCAATGTGGGGCGCATCGGCGCCGATCAGCTGAAGGATTGGGCGCAGCGCTGCGCCCTGGATGAGGTGGCGGCGCAGCGTGCCCTGGCGCCGCTGCTCTGA
- a CDS encoding TorF family putative porin, giving the protein MKSIYAAIAISLLAPAMPVLADEPASPLSFNASVTTDYRYRGISQTRLKPALQGGADYASASGFYIGTWASTIKWIKDAGGDSNVELDVYGGYKTEISAGLTLDVGALQYVYSGNKLSPSANTTELYAALTFGPVTAKYSHSTSNLFGFPDSKGSGYLDLSGTFDLGEGFTLTPHVGHQKVRHLGSASYTDYSLTVNKDYAGFTFGLAAVGTDNDSYIGAGKNLGKNGLVLSVKKTF; this is encoded by the coding sequence ATGAAGTCGATCTACGCCGCAATTGCCATCAGCCTGCTCGCTCCGGCCATGCCGGTGCTGGCTGATGAGCCGGCCAGCCCCCTGTCGTTCAACGCCAGCGTGACCACGGACTATCGCTACCGCGGCATTTCGCAGACCCGCCTCAAGCCCGCCCTGCAGGGCGGCGCCGACTATGCCTCCGCCAGCGGCTTCTACATCGGCACCTGGGCCTCCACCATCAAGTGGATCAAGGACGCCGGCGGCGACAGCAATGTCGAGCTGGACGTCTACGGCGGCTACAAGACCGAGATCAGTGCCGGCCTGACCCTGGATGTCGGCGCCCTGCAATACGTCTACTCGGGCAACAAGCTCAGCCCCAGCGCCAACACCACCGAGCTCTATGCCGCGCTGACGTTCGGCCCGGTGACCGCCAAGTACTCGCACAGCACCAGCAATCTGTTCGGCTTTCCCGACTCCAAGGGCAGCGGCTATCTGGACCTGAGCGGCACCTTCGACCTGGGCGAGGGCTTCACCCTGACCCCGCATGTGGGCCACCAAAAGGTGCGCCATCTGGGCTCGGCCTCCTACACCGACTACTCGCTCACCGTGAACAAGGACTACGCCGGCTTCACCTTCGGCCTGGCCGCGGTGGGCACCGACAACGACAGCTACATCGGCGCCGGCAAGAACCTGGGCAAGAACGGCCTGGTGCTGTCGGTCAAGAAGACCTTCTGA
- the glnK gene encoding P-II family nitrogen regulator, whose translation MKLITAVIKPFKLDEVREALSAIGVQGLTVTEVKGFGRQKGHTELYRGAEYVVDFLPKVKVEAAVADAVVEQVIEAIEKSARTGKIGDGKIFVSPLDQVVRIRTGETGQDAL comes from the coding sequence ATGAAACTCATCACCGCAGTCATCAAGCCCTTCAAGCTTGATGAGGTCCGCGAGGCGCTCAGCGCCATCGGCGTGCAGGGCCTGACCGTCACGGAAGTGAAGGGCTTCGGCCGCCAGAAGGGCCATACCGAGCTCTACCGTGGCGCCGAATACGTGGTCGACTTCCTGCCCAAGGTCAAGGTCGAGGCCGCCGTGGCCGATGCGGTGGTGGAGCAGGTGATCGAGGCGATCGAGAAGTCCGCCCGCACCGGCAAGATCGGCGACGGCAAGATCTTCGTCTCGCCGCTCGACCAGGTGGTGCGCATCCGCACCGGTGAGACCGGCCAGGACGCGCTCTAA
- a CDS encoding PEP-CTERM sorting domain-containing protein, producing MKPQFRNAVLAASLAGLMGLAPAHAASTVTSFVDTLTDLSLGWNWNAAGGTATYNGVFWDAELTATFANNQWTVSGWYQHLSGPHGETIEAPHLLAGVFAPFGSFSQAGVDDHLGLPGAAPQHLQAHNWQFGAFGSAFTGLSVLQVAHPVPEPSPAAMLIAGLLGVGFYLRRRGLER from the coding sequence GTGAAGCCACAGTTTCGCAACGCCGTTCTCGCAGCGTCCCTGGCAGGCCTGATGGGCCTGGCGCCCGCACATGCGGCCAGCACCGTCACCTCCTTCGTCGATACGCTCACCGATCTGAGCCTGGGCTGGAACTGGAACGCGGCCGGCGGCACCGCCACCTACAACGGCGTGTTTTGGGATGCCGAGCTGACGGCGACCTTTGCCAACAACCAGTGGACCGTGAGCGGTTGGTACCAGCACCTGTCGGGCCCGCATGGCGAGACCATCGAGGCACCGCATCTGCTGGCGGGCGTGTTCGCACCCTTTGGCTCGTTCTCGCAAGCCGGTGTCGATGACCACCTGGGCCTGCCGGGCGCGGCGCCCCAGCATCTGCAGGCGCACAACTGGCAGTTCGGCGCCTTCGGGTCGGCCTTCACCGGGCTCTCCGTGCTGCAAGTGGCCCACCCCGTGCCCGAGCCCAGCCCGGCCGCGATGCTGATCGCGGGCCTGCTGGGCGTCGGCTTCTATCTGCGCCGGCGCGGCCTGGAGCGCTGA